The Mauremys reevesii isolate NIE-2019 linkage group 13, ASM1616193v1, whole genome shotgun sequence genome contains a region encoding:
- the BPI gene encoding bactericidal permeability-increasing protein isoform X1, producing MATHRLALAASVLAICTVLSRATNPGFVARITVKGLDYARQEGIAALQKELAELKLPDFSGSFKVKLLGKVHYTFYSLNLRSFQLPSSQIAPIPNVGLKVSIANAFAQLTGKWRVKKRFVRDSGSFDLKVEGISISVGLKLGSDTSGRPTVTTSECGTHISNVRVHISGRFGWLYNLFHKKIESSFRRTMEGKVCGVVTSSVTTKLQPYLQTVPVTAKIDKVAGIDYSLVAPPVATAQSLDVNLKGEFFSLAHRSAIPFPPPALALPADHDRMVYCGASSYFFNTAGFVYHTAGALLFEITDAMIPKEFKFHLNTSTFSAFIPQLEKIYPDKLMKLRIKTSSAPFLTITPGNLSLMPVVDIQAYVILPNSSLVPVFLLSVTSSVSAKIMVTSARIGGTLELGRLQLSLKHSDVGPFSVQLLQALMNFYGSSILIPRINARLKEGFPLPLPARVQLSNLVIQPRQNFLLFGADVRYV from the exons ATGGCAACGCATCGCCTGGCCCTGGCTGCCTCCGTGCTGGCCATCTGCACGGTGCTCAGCAGGGCCACTAACCCCGGCTTTGTGGCCAGAATCACTGTTAAAGGCCTGGACTATG CTCGTCAGGAGGGCATCGCTGCGCTGCAGAAGGAATTAGCCGAGCTGAAGCTGCCGGACTTCTCGGGGTCCTTTAAAGTCAAGCTCTTAGGGAAAGTGCACTACACGTTCTACAG CCTGAACCTTCGCAGTTTCCAGCTGCCGAGTTCACAGATTGCCCCGATCCCCAACGTGGGCCTGAAAGTCTCCATCGCCAACGCCTTTGCCCAGCTGACGGGGAAGTGGAGGGTGAAGAAGAGATTTGT CAGGGACAGTGGGTCGTTTGACCTGAAGGTTGAGGGTATCTCTATCTCTGTTGGTCTGAAGCTGGGCAGCGACACCTCTGGGAGACCCACCGTTACCACCTCGGAGTGTGGAACCCACATCTCCAATGTTCGGGTGCACATTTCGGGCAGGTTTGG ctggctgtACAATCTCTTTCACAAGAAGATTGAGTCCAGCTTCAGGAGGACAATGGAAGGCAAG GTCTGTGGAGTGGTGACCAGCTCAGTCACCACCAAGCTGCAGCCCTATCTCCAGACTGTGCCAG TCACAGCAAAGATAGACAAGGTGGCTGGGATTGATTACTCCCTGGTTGCACCTCCCGTGGCAACAGCCCAGTCTCTGGACGTGAATCTGAAG GGTGAATTTTTTTCCCTGGCCCATCGCTCTGCCAtcccctttcctcctcctgcaCTGGCCCTCCCGGCGGATCATGACCGCATGGTTTACTGCGGGGCCTCCAGTTACTTCTTCAACACAGCCGGCTTTGTGTACCACACGGCTGGGGCCCTGCTCTTCGAGATCACTGACGCCATG ATTCCTAAGGAGTTTAAATTCCATTTGAACACCTCCACCTTTTCAGCCTTCATTCCCCAG ctggAAAAGATTTACCCAGACAAGCTGATGAAGCTCAGGATTAAAACCTCTTCTGCTCCATTCCTGACCATCACGCCTGGGAACTTGTCGCTTATGCCTGTTGTGGATATCCAAGCATACGTTATCCTACCCAACTCCTCCCTCGTCCCTGTCTTCCTCCTCAGCGTG ACCAGCAGCGTTTCAGCCAAGATTATGGTGACCTCTGCCCGGATAGGTGGGACCCTGGAACTTGGCAG GCTGCAGCTGTCACTGAAGCACTCGGACGTCGGCCCTTTCTCC GTGCAGCTGCTGCAGGCGCTCATGAACTTCTATGGCTCCAGCATCCTGATCCCACGCATCAACG CGAGACTGAAGGAGGGCTTCCCCCTCCCACTGCCGGCTCGCGTCCAGCTCTCCAACCTCGTCATACAGCCCCGCCAG AACTTCCTGCTGTTTGGAGCAGACGTTCGTTACGTGTAG
- the BPI gene encoding bactericidal permeability-increasing protein isoform X2, with protein sequence MESAARQEGIAALQKELAELKLPDFSGSFKVKLLGKVHYTFYSLNLRSFQLPSSQIAPIPNVGLKVSIANAFAQLTGKWRVKKRFVRDSGSFDLKVEGISISVGLKLGSDTSGRPTVTTSECGTHISNVRVHISGRFGWLYNLFHKKIESSFRRTMEGKVCGVVTSSVTTKLQPYLQTVPVTAKIDKVAGIDYSLVAPPVATAQSLDVNLKGEFFSLAHRSAIPFPPPALALPADHDRMVYCGASSYFFNTAGFVYHTAGALLFEITDAMIPKEFKFHLNTSTFSAFIPQLEKIYPDKLMKLRIKTSSAPFLTITPGNLSLMPVVDIQAYVILPNSSLVPVFLLSVTSSVSAKIMVTSARIGGTLELGRLQLSLKHSDVGPFSVQLLQALMNFYGSSILIPRINARLKEGFPLPLPARVQLSNLVIQPRQNFLLFGADVRYV encoded by the exons ATGGAATCAGCAG CTCGTCAGGAGGGCATCGCTGCGCTGCAGAAGGAATTAGCCGAGCTGAAGCTGCCGGACTTCTCGGGGTCCTTTAAAGTCAAGCTCTTAGGGAAAGTGCACTACACGTTCTACAG CCTGAACCTTCGCAGTTTCCAGCTGCCGAGTTCACAGATTGCCCCGATCCCCAACGTGGGCCTGAAAGTCTCCATCGCCAACGCCTTTGCCCAGCTGACGGGGAAGTGGAGGGTGAAGAAGAGATTTGT CAGGGACAGTGGGTCGTTTGACCTGAAGGTTGAGGGTATCTCTATCTCTGTTGGTCTGAAGCTGGGCAGCGACACCTCTGGGAGACCCACCGTTACCACCTCGGAGTGTGGAACCCACATCTCCAATGTTCGGGTGCACATTTCGGGCAGGTTTGG ctggctgtACAATCTCTTTCACAAGAAGATTGAGTCCAGCTTCAGGAGGACAATGGAAGGCAAG GTCTGTGGAGTGGTGACCAGCTCAGTCACCACCAAGCTGCAGCCCTATCTCCAGACTGTGCCAG TCACAGCAAAGATAGACAAGGTGGCTGGGATTGATTACTCCCTGGTTGCACCTCCCGTGGCAACAGCCCAGTCTCTGGACGTGAATCTGAAG GGTGAATTTTTTTCCCTGGCCCATCGCTCTGCCAtcccctttcctcctcctgcaCTGGCCCTCCCGGCGGATCATGACCGCATGGTTTACTGCGGGGCCTCCAGTTACTTCTTCAACACAGCCGGCTTTGTGTACCACACGGCTGGGGCCCTGCTCTTCGAGATCACTGACGCCATG ATTCCTAAGGAGTTTAAATTCCATTTGAACACCTCCACCTTTTCAGCCTTCATTCCCCAG ctggAAAAGATTTACCCAGACAAGCTGATGAAGCTCAGGATTAAAACCTCTTCTGCTCCATTCCTGACCATCACGCCTGGGAACTTGTCGCTTATGCCTGTTGTGGATATCCAAGCATACGTTATCCTACCCAACTCCTCCCTCGTCCCTGTCTTCCTCCTCAGCGTG ACCAGCAGCGTTTCAGCCAAGATTATGGTGACCTCTGCCCGGATAGGTGGGACCCTGGAACTTGGCAG GCTGCAGCTGTCACTGAAGCACTCGGACGTCGGCCCTTTCTCC GTGCAGCTGCTGCAGGCGCTCATGAACTTCTATGGCTCCAGCATCCTGATCCCACGCATCAACG CGAGACTGAAGGAGGGCTTCCCCCTCCCACTGCCGGCTCGCGTCCAGCTCTCCAACCTCGTCATACAGCCCCGCCAG AACTTCCTGCTGTTTGGAGCAGACGTTCGTTACGTGTAG